A window of Mobiluncus massiliensis genomic DNA:
GCATGGAGGTGTTGGTTTCGTCTGGGGACCGCGACACTTTTCAGCTCATCTCCGACGAAGTTACCGTTCTGTATCCGGGACGTAGCATCTCTGACACCAAACGTATGACTCCCCAAGCGGTAAAAGACAAATACGACGTCTGGCCGCAGCAGTATCCAGAAATTGCCGCCCTGGTCGGAGAGAAAGCCGATAATTTGCCAGGCGTGCCTTTGGTTGGGGAAAAAGTTGCCGCCGCGTGGCTTAATGAATACGGTTCACTAGATGCTTTGTTGGAGCATCGTGACGAACTCACCGGCAAACGCGGGGAGAATTTGCGTCAGCACGTAGACGACATCTTGCGGAATCGTCAGTTAAACCGGTTGCGCACCGACCTGCAGCTTCCAGTTGGTGTGGAGGACTTGCATTGGACCGGATTCGATCCACAGGCGGTCCAGGCGGTTTGTAATGAGCTGGAGTTTAATCAGATGCGCTCCCAGATTCTGAAACTCGGTCAAACTCTCGGTGTCGCCTCTGCCAACACCGCGTCATCCAGCGAGACGAACAGCCCTGCGGTGGAACCAGAGCCGCAAGACGCGGATGGTTTCGGAGTGATACCGGATCCTGAGCGGTTTCATCTGGGAAAGGATTTCACACCGGCGCAGTTTGCCCAATGGCTGCAACGCACGGAAAGCCGGAGTTTAGGAATTTGGGCGGTAGGTAATATCGGAGTGACCAACCCGCGGATTGACTGGCTGTTGTTGGCTACAGATGAAACTCCCCAGGGGCAGTGTGTGTTGATTGTACCTGATGAGCTCACGCCGGAAATGGAACACTTGCTGCGCGATACTTTGTCGGGAAGTCGAAATAAAACCGCGTATGACGCGAAAGCGCTGCGCCATGCGTTACGTGCCCACGGTTGGGAACTGGGCGGTGCAGTCACGGACGTGAATATGCTCGATTACCTGGTCAATCCCGATGGGAACCGCACCAAGTTCGCCGGGGTGACGAAGCGCCTGCTGGGTTGGGAGATTGAGGAGAAGCCCTCCGATGTCAGTAAAATCAGTGAACAGATGACTTTGGATTTAGGTCTGGAACTAGACGGGGAGTCCCCGGCACAGCCGTGGCCCCAAACGCTGATTAATCAAGGTATCTATGCTTACGCCCTGCTACAGATGCAGCCCATGCTTCTGCAGCTGGCGCGCTTCCGCCGGGTAGACGGGTTACTGGAACTGGAAAACCCACTTTCCTTAGTTTTGGAAAAAATGGAATATACCGGTATCGGTATTGATACGATTTGCCTAGATGATTACGCGCAGAGTCTGCAATCTGATGTCGAGATGGCTCAGCAATCCGCTTTTGACTCCATTGGCCGCGAAGTCAATCTGTCCTCCCCGAAGCAGCTGCAAGATGTGTTGTTTACCCAGCTGGAGCTACCTAAAACTAAAAAGACCAAAACAGGGTATACAACGGATGCGAAGGCTTTGGAGGAACTTGCGCGGTACAACCCGCATCCTTTCCTCGAAGCACTTTTATACCATCGTGACCGGATAAAACTTTTACAGATTGTGCGCAATCTGCGTGACCGGGTAGGGGATGACGGCAGGATTCATACCACTTTTGGGCAAACTGTGGCGGCAACCGGACGGTTGTCCTCCATTGATCCGAACTTGCAAAACATTCCGGCGCGTACCACGGACGGGCAAAAGATTCGGGAAGCGTTCGTGCCTCAAGAACCATATACCGCCTTGATGACAGCGGATTATTCTCAGATTGAGATGCGGATTATGGCCCATCTGTCCGGCGATGAGGGACTTCTGGCGGCGTTTGCCTCCGGCGAGGACCTGCACCGTTCCGTGGCGGCCTTGGTTTATGGAGTGACGCCCGATGAAGTGACTTCCACCCAGCGCTCCCACGTCAAGGCGACTTCCTACGGCTTGGCCTATGGATTGAGCGCTTTCGGTTTAGCCGGTCAGCTAAATATTTCGCAGAGAGACGCCAAGCAACTGATGGACACCTATTTTGAGCGATTCGGAAAGGTGCGGGACTATTTGAATTCCATTGTCGCCACCGCCACCAAGGTTGGTTACACGGAAACCATGCGCGGGCGGCGCCGCTACCTGCCGGAATTGCGTTCTACCAATCGTAACGTGGCTGATAATGCTCGGCGCGCGGCTCTCAACGCCCCCATCCAAGGCAGCGCAGCCGACCTCATGAAAGAAGCCATGCTCCAGGTCGATGCTGACTTGCGGCGCGACGGTCTACAGTCTCGCGTCCTGCTGCAAGTTCATGACGAACTCGTCTTGGAGGTCGCTCCTGGCGAAGAGGAACGTCTGGAATCGTTGGTACGTAAAGCCATGACGGGTATCGCAAAACTGCGGGTCCCGCTGGAAGTCTCGGTGGGCATCGGACCCAACTGGAGAGCCGCAGCCCACTAGGACCGGCACCGAGGTACTTGACCCGGCACCGGTCCGCAGTAAGTTGGGTAACGCCTACTTCACGTCTTCGAGGTACTTATCGGAGTCGAAGTGGTTTTCACCGGCAAAGCTCTGGGCGATTTCCTTGTCGTTGTCGTCAATCTTGCCGCTAGAGAAACGAGCCATCAGCATAGCGATAGCTCCGTCACCAGTCACGTTCGTGGCTGTCCCGAACGGATCGAGGGCAATGTAGGACGCAATCATCAACGCAACTTGTGCATCGTTGAATCCCAGCATGGAGGACAAGATACCGGTCGCCGCCATAATCGCGCCGCCGGGAACGCCCGGAGCTGCGACCATCGTGACACCCAGCATAAAGATAAAGCCGACGAACTGGGCGACACTAACCTTAATATCGGAGGTCATAATGATGGCCAACGCAAAAGCGGTAATCTTCGAGGTAGATCCTGCCAGGTGAATGGTGGCACACAACGGCA
This region includes:
- the polA gene encoding DNA polymerase I, with product MSKRRLLVLDGHSLAFRAFFSRDPEHFRTSTGVYTNAVHGFFSMLLTMIRTEKPTHIGAAFDLSRHSFRTDIYPDYKGGRSETPPEFIGQVENIQKLLSAMGIKWLTEPNVEADDILATLTAKGTKNGMEVLVSSGDRDTFQLISDEVTVLYPGRSISDTKRMTPQAVKDKYDVWPQQYPEIAALVGEKADNLPGVPLVGEKVAAAWLNEYGSLDALLEHRDELTGKRGENLRQHVDDILRNRQLNRLRTDLQLPVGVEDLHWTGFDPQAVQAVCNELEFNQMRSQILKLGQTLGVASANTASSSETNSPAVEPEPQDADGFGVIPDPERFHLGKDFTPAQFAQWLQRTESRSLGIWAVGNIGVTNPRIDWLLLATDETPQGQCVLIVPDELTPEMEHLLRDTLSGSRNKTAYDAKALRHALRAHGWELGGAVTDVNMLDYLVNPDGNRTKFAGVTKRLLGWEIEEKPSDVSKISEQMTLDLGLELDGESPAQPWPQTLINQGIYAYALLQMQPMLLQLARFRRVDGLLELENPLSLVLEKMEYTGIGIDTICLDDYAQSLQSDVEMAQQSAFDSIGREVNLSSPKQLQDVLFTQLELPKTKKTKTGYTTDAKALEELARYNPHPFLEALLYHRDRIKLLQIVRNLRDRVGDDGRIHTTFGQTVAATGRLSSIDPNLQNIPARTTDGQKIREAFVPQEPYTALMTADYSQIEMRIMAHLSGDEGLLAAFASGEDLHRSVAALVYGVTPDEVTSTQRSHVKATSYGLAYGLSAFGLAGQLNISQRDAKQLMDTYFERFGKVRDYLNSIVATATKVGYTETMRGRRRYLPELRSTNRNVADNARRAALNAPIQGSAADLMKEAMLQVDADLRRDGLQSRVLLQVHDELVLEVAPGEEERLESLVRKAMTGIAKLRVPLEVSVGIGPNWRAAAH